In Gossypium hirsutum isolate 1008001.06 chromosome A10, Gossypium_hirsutum_v2.1, whole genome shotgun sequence, the DNA window AAAGAGGATTTTTAAAAGAATCAATTTGCTCAACTCCAAAATTTGAGAGGAATTGAAGTGTTTTTacacaaatttttatttaaaatcctaaTCCGTtttcatttctattaaatctaaGTGTTACCATCCGATTttaaatccaatttaattaaatttttgtctAATGACCAAATCCGCTATTTGAATATCAATATCTAAATTCATtacaaatagtaataaaatataaaatattaaaatatattctaaatCACTCTACCCTTCgtcttttaaaatttagtttcctACTTTTATTTTAAGGAAGTTAGTCactttattttctcaatttaaaaatacaagtcaAACTCATGTTAAATTCATACTTATTACTACATCATTAGTTTTGTTTCATTTTGTGGCtatcaattgaattttttttttaaatgacacTCCAACAAATTTAACGAGAGAATTTTAATTgtactaacaattaattatcgaattaaaaaatataatatttttcaaagttttaaaaataataattatttaaaaatattaacagaTTTAAACAAAATGTTACACCCATATTTTAAAGCAGTCCAGATTTGAGCAagcataaaatttattaatattatgttaaattatttatacaactataatttaacataatatcaATCAAGTACTCGAGATTATTCATGAAGACTCGGAAGGGTATACAATTGGCTAGAATGGAGCCGGTGTAAGTATTGAATTTTTCTTCTTATACCAAAAAATGTATAGTAATATTCAttgtattttttgtatatttgtaatttatccttaatatttttatttttaagaatttaaaatttttgtcttcaaattttgtatatttattaatattattaaaatttatatttaatttgtcgtGTCCAAGGGTTCAATAATCTGCTCAGTCTGACTTGAGCTAAGtttggtaaaataaaaaataaaattatgcctTAACTCAGTCCAAACCGACCCAaactcaatttaaataataaaaaatattttaaaatttaattaatataaatataaacaaaaaaattatttttaatattttaagcaAGATAACAATATTAACTACTAAATTCCATTCTTTAATCCGAAATTTTAAAGCCCCAAATTGGAACAGTCATACATGCCCGTAATGATTCTTAACCATTTTGTCAAAGCGGGTTTCTTTTCATCATTCTAGTTGAGGCCataatttaaaaggaaaaaaaatggaaatttgacattcATCGAAAGTTCAGTTGAAATGCAAAACAAAAACTTTTCAATGTCTCAAAAATTCATGATTCCAAcatcaaataacataatttttgaaacattctcaattaaaaaaatgatttcacTCCATGCATAATTCAAAAGATCCTGTTTGAAGGTCCCATGGTACTCTTCAAGTAAAGGCACCTCACCTGCAAATCAACACATTTAATCCCAGTGAAAATGATCCCAAAAATCCCTCATATAACATACCATCAATGAAATCGACAAAAGTAGAGGTAACTCACATTTTGCCAGTTTTTCTTCAACAATGAAACAAGGAAATTGACGCTCATTTGCACGTTTTGGAAGATCTGCTTTTCCTCCATTGCTACATTCCCAACGGCGACTCCCATGCAAAGAACTTTCTTCAATTGGAACTTCACCATTGCCTTTGTCTCATTCACTTTGGACTCCAAAGATTCCTGGTGAGTAACAAGGGTTGGGAATTTCCCTGCATTCGTGCAAAAATATTAGCTGCATAATCTAAAATCACAACTGAGGTAGACCAGTCTATTATGAACTGAACTTAAAAAACCAATCTCATAAACCCAAAGCAAACTCAATCCAGTTTGACCATGAAAAGTTAACCCAAACTCATCGATCCTGAATGCAGACTGACACAAACCAAAAATGCCTAGACACAAAAAGACCTGAACCTAAAATGACCCAAACAAGTAACTCGAAATGATTCAAAACTGAAAATGACCAAAACTTGAAATGATCCATAACCATCATGGCCAGACCTAAAAAATCAAGCCTCAAACccgaatttgaaaagatttaacATAGAATGGCTCAAATCCATAATTGAAACCGACCTAAAACCATCCCAACTGACAGGTCTATATATAAGTAGTACCCTTGCAAATGCCTAATAATGTAAAACATAAAATTGTTGAAAATTGGTGCAATACTGATACTCGTATATAAAACTTGCCTGCTTTGTTGAGACCAGGACCCAAGAGACGGGGGATCTGTTTGATGACAGATTCAGAGGCCAAAAATGCATGATATTTCTTAGCAAGCTTCTTGACCAACTTCTTGTTCTTGTTTAGCTTCTTCAATGCTTCTACATCCATATAATCCAAACCAATCTTCTCAGCCTGCAATAcaaatcaaaaaaattcaacaaaacacTCAAGCATTACAAGAACATGCTTCCTATGTTTCtgggattcttttttttttttcaagtaccCATGTCTGGCACTCATACCGACACATGGATAGGAAGGCTGCAAAAATTACCTCTTCAACATGTTGAGCATCTCCAAGCATGCAAATCTTCATCTTGGGACGAGGAATGTGTGGTAGCTTCACGGAACCACTGAAACGCTTGTCTTTTTGGGGATCATAGTTTTTCAGCCCAATCTGGAGTTCAATGGTCTCGGTGAACTTGCGATT includes these proteins:
- the LOC121208527 gene encoding 60S ribosomal protein L10a; its protein translation is MSKLQSDALREAISTIVANSKEKNRKFTETIELQIGLKNYDPQKDKRFSGSVKLPHIPRPKMKICMLGDAQHVEEAEKIGLDYMDVEALKKLNKNKKLVKKLAKKYHAFLASESVIKQIPRLLGPGLNKAGKFPTLVTHQESLESKVNETKAMVKFQLKKVLCMGVAVGNVAMEEKQIFQNVQMSVNFLVSLLKKNWQNVRCLYLKSTMGPSNRIF